Proteins encoded within one genomic window of Lynx canadensis isolate LIC74 chromosome B2, mLynCan4.pri.v2, whole genome shotgun sequence:
- the FUCA2 gene encoding plasma alpha-L-fucosidase isoform X1 — translation MRPSAPPALPALGLALPLLLLLPPAPRAAYRAPRFDPTWKSLDARPLPAWFDQAKFGIFVHWGVFSVPSFGSEWFWWYWQEKKIPMYVKFMEDNYRPDFKYEDFGPLFTARFFNASYWADVFQASGAKYTVLTSKHHEGFTLWGSKHSWNWNAVDVGPKRDLVKELEAAIRNRTDLRFGLYYSLFEWFHPLFLEDKSRSFHQQQFPVSKTLPELYELVNKYQPEVLWSDGDGDAPDEYWNSTVFLAWLYNQSPVRDTVVTNDRWGLGTICKHGGYYTCSDRYHPGHLLPHKWENCMTIDKFSWGYRRDARLSDYLTIEELVKELVETVSCGGNLLMNIGPTYDGTIPVIFEERLRQMGTWLKVNGEAIYETYPWRSQSDVTPDVWYTSKPKQKLVYAIYLKWPTSRHLFLGQPIATPGATEELLKKNHLIVTDTGLLHIFYHDISENFGIMYSWGGAEGEAEREAQASCVPSAYHDLGGKSRVRCSSD, via the exons ATGCGCCCCTCGGCGCCTCCCGCGCTCCCCGCGCTCGGGCTGGCGCTCccgctactgctgctgctgccgcccgCACCCCGCGCCGCCTACCGCGCGCCGCGCTTCGACCCCACCTGGAAGTCCCTGGACGCACGGCCGCTGCCCGCCTGGTTCGACCAGGCCAAGTTCGGCATCTTCGTCCACTGGGGGGTGTTCTCCGTGCCCAGTTTCGGGAGCGAGTGGTTCTG GTGGTATTGGCAAGAGAAAAAGATACCGATGTATGTGAAGTTTATGGAAGATAACTACCGTCCTGATTTCAAATATGAGGATTTTGGACCACTATTTACAGCACGGTTTTTTAATGCGAGCTACTGGGCAGATGTTTTTCAGGCTTCTGGTGCCAAATACACTGTCTTAACTTCCAAACATCATGAAG GCTTTACCTTGTGGGGCTCAAAGCATTCATGGAACTGGAATGCGGTGGATGTGGGGCCCAAGAGGGACCTTGTCAAGGAGCTTGAGGCAGCTATTAGGAACAGGACTGACCTTCGCTTTGGACTGTACTATTCCCTCTTTGAATGGTTTCATCCACTCTTCCTTGAGGATAAGTCCAGGTCATTCCATCAGCAACAATTTCCAGTTTCCAAGACGCTGCCAGAACTCTACGAGCTAGTGAACAAGTATCAGCCGGAGGTCCTGTGGTCGGATGGTGATGGAGATGCCCCTGATGAATACTGGAACAGCACGGTCTTCTTAGCCTGGCTGTATAACCAAAG ccCCGTTCGGGACACAGTCGTCACCAATGACCGTTGGGGACTCGGTACCATCTGTAAGCATGGCGGCTATTATACCTGCAGTGATCGTTACCACCCAGGACATCTTCTGCCTCATAAATGGGAAAATTGCATGACAATAGACAAGTTTTCCTGGGGTTACAGGAGAGACGCCAGACTCAGTGACTATCTTACAATCGAAGAACTAGTGAAG gAACTTGTAGAGACAGTTTCATGTGGAGGAAATCTTTTGATGAATATTGGGCCCACATATGATGGCACAATTCCTGTAATTTTTGAGGAGCGACTGAGGCAAATGGGGACCTGGCTAAAAGTCAATGGAGAAGCTATTTATGAAACCTACCCTTGGAGGTCCCAGAGTGACGTCACCCCAGACGTGTG GTACACATCCAAACCTAAACAAAAGTTGGTCTACGCCATATATCTTAAATGGCCCACATCAAGACATCTGTTTCTTGGCCAACCCATCGCTACCCCAGGGGCAACAGAG GAACTTCTGAAGAAGAATCATCTTATAGTCACAGATACTGGTTTGCTTCACATATTCTATCATGACATCTCAGAAAATTTTGGCATCATGTACAG ctggggaggggcagagggagaagcagagagagaagcccaagcaagcTGCGTGCCCAGCGCATATCATGACCTGGgaggaaaatcaagagtcagatgctcaagcgactga
- the FUCA2 gene encoding plasma alpha-L-fucosidase isoform X2 produces the protein MRPSAPPALPALGLALPLLLLLPPAPRAAYRAPRFDPTWKSLDARPLPAWFDQAKFGIFVHWGVFSVPSFGSEWFWWYWQEKKIPMYVKFMEDNYRPDFKYEDFGPLFTARFFNASYWADVFQASGAKYTVLTSKHHEGFTLWGSKHSWNWNAVDVGPKRDLVKELEAAIRNRTDLRFGLYYSLFEWFHPLFLEDKSRSFHQQQFPVSKTLPELYELVNKYQPEVLWSDGDGDAPDEYWNSTVFLAWLYNQSPVRDTVVTNDRWGLGTICKHGGYYTCSDRYHPGHLLPHKWENCMTIDKFSWGYRRDARLSDYLTIEELVKELVETVSCGGNLLMNIGPTYDGTIPVIFEERLRQMGTWLKVNGEAIYETYPWRSQSDVTPDVWYTSKPKQKLVYAIYLKWPTSRHLFLGQPIATPGATEELLKKNHLIVTDTGLLHIFYHDISENFGIMYRKIKTKTENSLAKIWGSGSSIYSIGCLNLT, from the exons ATGCGCCCCTCGGCGCCTCCCGCGCTCCCCGCGCTCGGGCTGGCGCTCccgctactgctgctgctgccgcccgCACCCCGCGCCGCCTACCGCGCGCCGCGCTTCGACCCCACCTGGAAGTCCCTGGACGCACGGCCGCTGCCCGCCTGGTTCGACCAGGCCAAGTTCGGCATCTTCGTCCACTGGGGGGTGTTCTCCGTGCCCAGTTTCGGGAGCGAGTGGTTCTG GTGGTATTGGCAAGAGAAAAAGATACCGATGTATGTGAAGTTTATGGAAGATAACTACCGTCCTGATTTCAAATATGAGGATTTTGGACCACTATTTACAGCACGGTTTTTTAATGCGAGCTACTGGGCAGATGTTTTTCAGGCTTCTGGTGCCAAATACACTGTCTTAACTTCCAAACATCATGAAG GCTTTACCTTGTGGGGCTCAAAGCATTCATGGAACTGGAATGCGGTGGATGTGGGGCCCAAGAGGGACCTTGTCAAGGAGCTTGAGGCAGCTATTAGGAACAGGACTGACCTTCGCTTTGGACTGTACTATTCCCTCTTTGAATGGTTTCATCCACTCTTCCTTGAGGATAAGTCCAGGTCATTCCATCAGCAACAATTTCCAGTTTCCAAGACGCTGCCAGAACTCTACGAGCTAGTGAACAAGTATCAGCCGGAGGTCCTGTGGTCGGATGGTGATGGAGATGCCCCTGATGAATACTGGAACAGCACGGTCTTCTTAGCCTGGCTGTATAACCAAAG ccCCGTTCGGGACACAGTCGTCACCAATGACCGTTGGGGACTCGGTACCATCTGTAAGCATGGCGGCTATTATACCTGCAGTGATCGTTACCACCCAGGACATCTTCTGCCTCATAAATGGGAAAATTGCATGACAATAGACAAGTTTTCCTGGGGTTACAGGAGAGACGCCAGACTCAGTGACTATCTTACAATCGAAGAACTAGTGAAG gAACTTGTAGAGACAGTTTCATGTGGAGGAAATCTTTTGATGAATATTGGGCCCACATATGATGGCACAATTCCTGTAATTTTTGAGGAGCGACTGAGGCAAATGGGGACCTGGCTAAAAGTCAATGGAGAAGCTATTTATGAAACCTACCCTTGGAGGTCCCAGAGTGACGTCACCCCAGACGTGTG GTACACATCCAAACCTAAACAAAAGTTGGTCTACGCCATATATCTTAAATGGCCCACATCAAGACATCTGTTTCTTGGCCAACCCATCGCTACCCCAGGGGCAACAGAG GAACTTCTGAAGAAGAATCATCTTATAGTCACAGATACTGGTTTGCTTCACATATTCTATCATGACATCTCAGAAAATTTTGGCATCATGTACAG
- the FUCA2 gene encoding plasma alpha-L-fucosidase isoform X3 translates to MRPSAPPALPALGLALPLLLLLPPAPRAAYRAPRFDPTWKSLDARPLPAWFDQAKFGIFVHWGVFSVPSFGSEWFWWYWQEKKIPMYVKFMEDNYRPDFKYEDFGPLFTARFFNASYWADVFQASGAKYTVLTSKHHEGFTLWGSKHSWNWNAVDVGPKRDLVKELEAAIRNRTDLRFGLYYSLFEWFHPLFLEDKSRSFHQQQFPVSKTLPELYELVNKYQPEVLWSDGDGDAPDEYWNSTVFLAWLYNQSPVRDTVVTNDRWGLGTICKHGGYYTCSDRYHPGHLLPHKWENCMTIDKFSWGYRRDARLSDYLTIEELVKELVETVSCGGNLLMNIGPTYDGTIPVIFEERLRQMGTWLKVNGEAIYETYPWRSQSDVTPDVWYTSKPKQKLVYAIYLKWPTSRHLFLGQPIATPGATEIKLLGHGQPLNWTSLKPSGILVELPRLTFDQMPCKWGWALALTNVI, encoded by the exons ATGCGCCCCTCGGCGCCTCCCGCGCTCCCCGCGCTCGGGCTGGCGCTCccgctactgctgctgctgccgcccgCACCCCGCGCCGCCTACCGCGCGCCGCGCTTCGACCCCACCTGGAAGTCCCTGGACGCACGGCCGCTGCCCGCCTGGTTCGACCAGGCCAAGTTCGGCATCTTCGTCCACTGGGGGGTGTTCTCCGTGCCCAGTTTCGGGAGCGAGTGGTTCTG GTGGTATTGGCAAGAGAAAAAGATACCGATGTATGTGAAGTTTATGGAAGATAACTACCGTCCTGATTTCAAATATGAGGATTTTGGACCACTATTTACAGCACGGTTTTTTAATGCGAGCTACTGGGCAGATGTTTTTCAGGCTTCTGGTGCCAAATACACTGTCTTAACTTCCAAACATCATGAAG GCTTTACCTTGTGGGGCTCAAAGCATTCATGGAACTGGAATGCGGTGGATGTGGGGCCCAAGAGGGACCTTGTCAAGGAGCTTGAGGCAGCTATTAGGAACAGGACTGACCTTCGCTTTGGACTGTACTATTCCCTCTTTGAATGGTTTCATCCACTCTTCCTTGAGGATAAGTCCAGGTCATTCCATCAGCAACAATTTCCAGTTTCCAAGACGCTGCCAGAACTCTACGAGCTAGTGAACAAGTATCAGCCGGAGGTCCTGTGGTCGGATGGTGATGGAGATGCCCCTGATGAATACTGGAACAGCACGGTCTTCTTAGCCTGGCTGTATAACCAAAG ccCCGTTCGGGACACAGTCGTCACCAATGACCGTTGGGGACTCGGTACCATCTGTAAGCATGGCGGCTATTATACCTGCAGTGATCGTTACCACCCAGGACATCTTCTGCCTCATAAATGGGAAAATTGCATGACAATAGACAAGTTTTCCTGGGGTTACAGGAGAGACGCCAGACTCAGTGACTATCTTACAATCGAAGAACTAGTGAAG gAACTTGTAGAGACAGTTTCATGTGGAGGAAATCTTTTGATGAATATTGGGCCCACATATGATGGCACAATTCCTGTAATTTTTGAGGAGCGACTGAGGCAAATGGGGACCTGGCTAAAAGTCAATGGAGAAGCTATTTATGAAACCTACCCTTGGAGGTCCCAGAGTGACGTCACCCCAGACGTGTG GTACACATCCAAACCTAAACAAAAGTTGGTCTACGCCATATATCTTAAATGGCCCACATCAAGACATCTGTTTCTTGGCCAACCCATCGCTACCCCAGGGGCAACAGAG attaaaCTACTGGGACACGGACAGCCACTTAACTGGACGTCTTTGAAGCCAAGTGGCATACTGGTAGAACTGCCACGTCTAACCTTTGATCAGATGCCCTGTAAATGGGGCTGGGCTCTAGCACTAACTAATGTGATCTAA
- the FUCA2 gene encoding plasma alpha-L-fucosidase isoform X4 produces MRPSAPPALPALGLALPLLLLLPPAPRAAYRAPRFDPTWKSLDARPLPAWFDQAKFGIFVHWGVFSVPSFGSEWFWWYWQEKKIPMYVKFMEDNYRPDFKYEDFGPLFTARFFNASYWADVFQASGAKYTVLTSKHHEGFTLWGSKHSWNWNAVDVGPKRDLVKELEAAIRNRTDLRFGLYYSLFEWFHPLFLEDKSRSFHQQQFPVSKTLPELYELVNKYQPEVLWSDGDGDAPDEYWNSTVFLAWLYNQSPVRDTVVTNDRWGLGTICKHGGYYTCSDRYHPGHLLPHKWENCMTIDKFSWGYRRDARLSDYLTIEELVKELVETVSCGGNLLMNIGPTYDGTIPVIFEERLRQMGTWLKVNGEAIYETYPWRSQSDVTPDVCVSTWPSIDTYRLFDEGV; encoded by the exons ATGCGCCCCTCGGCGCCTCCCGCGCTCCCCGCGCTCGGGCTGGCGCTCccgctactgctgctgctgccgcccgCACCCCGCGCCGCCTACCGCGCGCCGCGCTTCGACCCCACCTGGAAGTCCCTGGACGCACGGCCGCTGCCCGCCTGGTTCGACCAGGCCAAGTTCGGCATCTTCGTCCACTGGGGGGTGTTCTCCGTGCCCAGTTTCGGGAGCGAGTGGTTCTG GTGGTATTGGCAAGAGAAAAAGATACCGATGTATGTGAAGTTTATGGAAGATAACTACCGTCCTGATTTCAAATATGAGGATTTTGGACCACTATTTACAGCACGGTTTTTTAATGCGAGCTACTGGGCAGATGTTTTTCAGGCTTCTGGTGCCAAATACACTGTCTTAACTTCCAAACATCATGAAG GCTTTACCTTGTGGGGCTCAAAGCATTCATGGAACTGGAATGCGGTGGATGTGGGGCCCAAGAGGGACCTTGTCAAGGAGCTTGAGGCAGCTATTAGGAACAGGACTGACCTTCGCTTTGGACTGTACTATTCCCTCTTTGAATGGTTTCATCCACTCTTCCTTGAGGATAAGTCCAGGTCATTCCATCAGCAACAATTTCCAGTTTCCAAGACGCTGCCAGAACTCTACGAGCTAGTGAACAAGTATCAGCCGGAGGTCCTGTGGTCGGATGGTGATGGAGATGCCCCTGATGAATACTGGAACAGCACGGTCTTCTTAGCCTGGCTGTATAACCAAAG ccCCGTTCGGGACACAGTCGTCACCAATGACCGTTGGGGACTCGGTACCATCTGTAAGCATGGCGGCTATTATACCTGCAGTGATCGTTACCACCCAGGACATCTTCTGCCTCATAAATGGGAAAATTGCATGACAATAGACAAGTTTTCCTGGGGTTACAGGAGAGACGCCAGACTCAGTGACTATCTTACAATCGAAGAACTAGTGAAG gAACTTGTAGAGACAGTTTCATGTGGAGGAAATCTTTTGATGAATATTGGGCCCACATATGATGGCACAATTCCTGTAATTTTTGAGGAGCGACTGAGGCAAATGGGGACCTGGCTAAAAGTCAATGGAGAAGCTATTTATGAAACCTACCCTTGGAGGTCCCAGAGTGACGTCACCCCAGACGTGTG CGTCAGTACTTGGCCCAGCATTGACACATACAGACTTTTTGATGAGGGAGTATGA
- the LOC115514645 gene encoding LOW QUALITY PROTEIN: ceramide glucosyltransferase-like (The sequence of the model RefSeq protein was modified relative to this genomic sequence to represent the inferred CDS: deleted 1 base in 1 codon), whose amino-acid sequence MGYFVLPCVVDRQGFAATLEQVYFGTSHTRCYVSANVTGFKCATGMSCSMRKDALDQAEGLIAFPQYIAEDYLMAKAIADRGWKFAKSTQVAMQNSGSYSMSQFQSRMIRWTKLQTNVLPATVIREPISECFVASLIIGWAAHHVFRWDIMVFFKCHCLAWFISDYIQLRGFQGGTQCFSKLDYAVAWFICESMTIYIFFLSALWDPTISWRTDCYRLHRRGTAEEFLDV is encoded by the exons ATGGGA tattttgttttgccCTGTGTAGTGGACAGACAGGGCTTTGCTGCCACATTAGAACAGGTATATTTTGGAACTTCCCATACAAGATGCTATGTCTCTGCCAATGTGACTGGTTTCAAATGTGCGACAGGAATGTCTTGTTCAATGAGAAAGGATGCGTTAGATCAAGCAGAAGGGCTTATAGCTTTTCCTCAATACATTGCTGAAGATTACTTGATGGCCAAAGCCATAGCTGACCGAGGTTGGAAGTTTGCAAAGTCCACTCAGGTTGCAATGCAAAACTCTGGCTCTTACTCAATGTCCCAGTTTCAATCCAGAATGATCAGATGGACCAAACTGCAAACTAACGTGCTTCCTGCTACAGTAATTCGTGAGCCAATTTCGGAGTGTTTTGTTGCCAGTTTAATTATTGGATGGGCAGCCCACCATGTATTCAGATGGGATATTATGGTGTTTTTCAAGTGTCATTGCCTGGCATGGTTTATATCTGACTACATTCAACTCAGGGGTTTTCAGGGTGGCACACAGTGTTTTTCAAAACTCGATTATGCAGTAGCCTGGTTCATCTGTGAATCCATgacaatatacatt ttttttttgtcggcATTATGGGACCCTACTATAAGCTGGAGAACTGATTGCTACAGATTGCACCGTAGAGGCACAGCAGAGGAGTTTCTAGATGTATAA